A single genomic interval of Prunus dulcis chromosome 5, ALMONDv2, whole genome shotgun sequence harbors:
- the LOC117627363 gene encoding translation initiation factor eIF-2B subunit delta translates to MDARRASRTVIDPKVRQVGFFTPNAETAPSRTLSGPPIASSPPLSESPASNSLYPVMIPPSRRLSDTVAIRTAALPVPESASRRKEAGERVPVGSYNPSESLLGTSPVTASPSSRVGDATLEFSDESSVRWYRRSDSGKLASSFPGGGFDSATVKAPLEVPEKSGEEVSKEQKEVPSNSEPLKSKTTTKAERRALQEAQRAAKAAAKAEGKKPAAVTRGGASGKPAKQSLQKRDPPPVASSVAASDKKGGDRPPEKERKKDVPPPRMQFDDKNRVDKAKRRALVNQTEAKNRVELFRHLPQYEHGTQLPDLESKFFQLDPMHPAIYKVGLQYLAGEISGGNARCIAMLQAFQEAIRDYTTPPEKTLVRDLTAKISSYVSFFIECRPLSISMGNAIRFLKSRIAKLPLTLSESEAKSTLCSEIDRFINEKIILADKVIVRHAATKVRDGDVLLTYGSSCVVEMILLYAHELGKQFRVVVVDSRPKLEGQALLRRLVAKGLSCTYTHINAVSYIMHEVTRVFLGAASVLSNGTVYSRVGTACVAMVAHAFCVPVLICCEAYKFHERVQLDSICSNELGDPDAIAKVSGRTDVNYLDNWANKENLQLLNLMYDATPSDYISMIVTDYGMIPPTSVPVIVREYGREHLWA, encoded by the exons ATGGATGCGCGTCGCGCCTCGCGAACCGTGATCGACCCCAAGGTCCGCCAAGTCGGCTTCTTCACCCCGAACGCCGAAACCGCACCCAGTCGGACCCTGTCCGGTCCGCCAATCGCGAGCTCACCTCCTCTCTCCGAATCTCCGGCGAGCAACTCCCTCTATCCTGTCATGATCCCTCCGTCGCGTCGCCTTTCCGACACCGTCGCGATCCGTACGGCCGCCTTACCGGTGCCAGAATCGGCGTCAAGGCGCAAGGAAGCCGGGGAGCGCGTGCCGGTGGGCAGCTACAACCCCTCGGAGTCGTTGTTAGGTACCTCGCCGGTGACAGCCTCGCCTTCTAGTCGGGTTGGAGATGCGACACTCGAGTTCTCGGACGAGTCCTCGGTCCGATGGTATCGGCGGAGCGACTCCGGAAAGTTGGCTTCGAGTTTTCCCGGCGGAGGATTCGACTCGGCCACAGTGAAAGCTCCTCTTGAAGTTCCTG AAAAGAGCGGAGAAGAGGTTTCAAAGGAGCAAAAGGAAGTTCCATCAAATTCAGAACCCTTGAAGTCCaagacaacaacaaaagcTGAAAGGCGTGCCTTGCAGGAGGCTCAACGCGCTGCAAAAGCTGCTGCTAAAG CTGAGGGGAAAAAACCTGCTGCTGTAACTCGGGGTGGGGCTTCTGGTAAGCCTGCAAAGCAGTCTCTGCAAAAGAGGGATCCTCCTCCAGTTGCATCTTCGGTGGCTGCTTCTGACAAGAAGGGGGGCGATCGACCaccagagaaagaaaggaagaaagatgttCCTCCTCCACGTATGCAGTTTGATGATAAGAACCGAGTGGATAAGGCAAAAAGGCGTGCACTGGTCAATCAGACTGAAGCTAAAAACAGAGTTGAACTGTTCCGGCATTTGCCTCAATATGAACATGGAACTCAGCTTCCTGATCTTGAGTCAAAGTTTTTCCAACTTGATCCTATGCATCCTGCCATTTATAAG GTTGGACTGCAGTATTTGGCTGGAGAAATATCCGGGGGTAATGCTCGTTGTATCGCAATGCTTCAAGCATTTCAGGAAGCCATTAGAGACTACACCACACCTCCAGAGAAAACCCTTGTCAGAGATTTAACAGCAAAAATTAGTAGTTATGTCTCATTTTTCATTGAATGCAGGCCACTTTCGATTAGCATGGGAAATGCAATTAGGTTTCTGAAGAGTCGTATTGCCAAATTGCCCTTGACTCTATCTGAATCTGAAGCGAAATCTACACTTTGTTCAGAAATTGACCGTTTTATAAATGAGAAGATAATACTTGCGGATAAGGTGATAGTTAGGCATGCTGCTACGAAGGTCAGGGACGGGGATGTCCTTCTCACATATGGATCATCATGTGTTGTTGAGATGATTCTGCTATATGCCCATGAACTGGGGAAACAGTTCCGTGTTGTGGTAGTAGACTCACGTCCGAAGCTTGAAGGCCAAGCATTACTTCGCAGGCTGGTGGCAAAGGGTCTGAGTTGTACATATACTCATATAAATGCTGTGTCTTATATCATGCATGAAGTAACACGAGTGTTTTTGGGAGCTGCCTCGGTATTATCTAATGGAACTGTATATTCGAGAGTAGGAACTGCTTGTGTTGCTATGGTTGCTCATGCATTTTGTGTTCCAGTCTTAATTTGCTGTGAAGCTTACAAGTTTCATGAAAGGGTACAGCTTGATTCAATTTGCTCTAACGAACTAG GTGACCCAGATGCTATTGCGAAGGTTTCTGGAAGAACTGATGTAAATTATCTGGATAATTGGGCTAATAAGGAAAATCTGCAACTTCTGAATTTAAT GTATGATGCTACTCCATCAGATTATATATCTATGATTGTCACAGATTATGGCATG ATTCCACCCACAAGCGTGCCTGTCATTGTGCGCGAATATGGGAGAGAGCACTTATGGGCATAG
- the LOC117627362 gene encoding uncharacterized protein LOC117627362, with translation MDWGANNAFKTFKDVEPKSMMDMGLIPTIDSVDIGLSSSEQGNATPSAKPRKKTMTSVYLKFFETAADGKSRRCKFCGQSYSIATATGNLGRHLSNRHPGYDKSGDVVTSSAPPPITVVRKHQPQSKAPQVDYNHLNWLLVKWLVLASLPPATLEEKWLANSYKFLNPSIQLWSSEEYRKTFHEVFRSMKEVVRASLEHVSSKVSITLEFWTSYEEIYYMSVTCHWIDENWSFQKMMLDICHIPYPCGGAEIYHSLVKVLRLYNIENRVLSCTHDNSQSSMHGYVDGQKVGPFCYIPCSAHVLNLIIDDGLRTTKPVISKIREFAIGLNASSEMSEDFTQFTAAYQESTWKMPLDTSTRWSGNYQMLDIVCKASKSMDAVIRKYETLGSRMLLSSAEKNAVSNVHRYLQPFYKTTNNMCTNKLPTVGLVLFFMDHISETIAACRDSHLHPDLLKNAAKEMAEKVRGYNNQVCNIIIYMTAVLDPRIKGELIPESLNAENFLDEARTHFIRNYSTSHFPSMTSGYSAQELEEGCNVSFAEEIARKKRRANMSSATDELTQYLSEPPAPIATDVLEWWKVNSMRYPRLSLMARDFLAVQAVSVAPEELFCGKGDEIYKQRFCMPHDSTQALLCIRSWLQGGMKLKYKTTEIDFERLMELATTAATADNTTPGSEKKQKY, from the exons ATGGACTGGGGTGCAAATAACGCTTTTAAAACCTTCAAAG ATGTGGAACCCAAATCTATGATGGACATGGGGCTCATTCCAACCATTGATTCTGTGGATATTGGTTTGAGCTCCTCAGAACAGGGAAATGCTACTCCTTCAGCGAAACCAAGAAAGAAGACTATGACATCAGTTTATCTCAAGTTTTTCGAGACAGCTGCTGATGGAAAAAGTCGCAGGTGCAAGTTTTGTGGACAAAGCTATTCTATTGCAACTGCCACTG gTAATCTGGGAAGGCACCTAAGTAATCGCCATCCCGGTTATGATAAGTCAGGTGATGTTGTCACCAGTTCAGCACCACCACCCATCACTGTAGTCAGGAAACATCAACCTCAATCAAAAGCACCCCAAGTGGATTACAACCATTTAAATTGGTTGCTTGTTAAGTGGCTCGTCTTAGCTTCTCTACCTCCAGCAACATTGGAAGAAAAGTGGCTAGCAAACTCTTATAAGTTTTTAAATCCATCAATACAACTATGGTCAAGCGAGGAGTACAGAAAAACAtttcatgaagttttcaggaGTATGAAGGAAGTGGTAAGAGCATCTTTGGAACATGTTTCTTCGAAGGTCTCTATAACGCTTGAATTTTGGACTTCATATGAggaaatttattatatgagtGTCACGTGCCATTGGATTGACGAGAATTGGTCTTTCCAAAAGATGATGCTTGATATCTGTCACATACCTTACCCTTGTGGTGGTGCCGAGATCTATCACTCCCTAGTGAAGGTTCTTAGGCTGTACAACATAGAGAATAGAGTCCTATCATGCACCCATGATAATAGTCAAAGTTCCATGCATGGTTACGTGGATGGTCAGAAGGTGGGGCCCTTCTGTTATATCCCCTGCTCTGCTCATGTTTTGAACTTGATCATAGATGATGGATTGAGAACCACAAAGCCGGTGATCTCGAAGATTCGAGAGTTTGCAATAGGGTTAAATGCATCCTCAGAGATGTCTGAGGATTTTACTCAATTCACAGCAGCTTACCAGGAAAGTACATGGAAAATGCCACTTGATACATCAACACGGTGGAGCGGCAATTATCAAATGCTCGACATTGTGTGCAAG GCTTCTAAGTCTATGGATGCTGTTATCAGGAAGTATGAGACGCTAGGCAGTAGGATGCTGCTGAGCTCTGCAGAGAAGAATGCAGTCAGTAATGTGCATCGATATCTACAACCATTCTACAAAACCACAAACAACATGTGCACGAACAAGTTGCCCACTGTTGGGCTGGTTCTTTTCTTCATGGATCACATTTCTGAGACAATTGCTGCTTGCAGAGATTCTCACCTTCACCCAGACTTGTTAAAAAATGCTGCTAAAGAAATGGCTGAAAAGGTTAGAGGTTACAATAACCAAGTTTGCAACATAATCATATACATGACCGCAGTTCTTGATCCTCGAATCAAAGGAGAGCTAATTCCTGAGAGCCTCAACGCAGAAAATTTTCTCGACGAAGCAAGAACTCATTTCATTAGAAATTATTCGACGAGTCATTTCCCATCCATGACTAGTGGATACAGTGCTCAAGAACTAGAAGAGGGATGCAATGTCTCTTTTGCAGAGGAAatagcaagaaagaaaagaagggcaAACATGAGTAGCGCAACTGATGAGCTCACTCAATATCTGTCGGAGCCTCCGGCTCCAATAGCAACAGATGTTCTGGAATGGTGGAAGGTCAATAGTATGCGCTACCCACGGCTTTCTCTGATGGCTCGGGATTTCTTGGCAGTGCAGGCAGTTTCAGTGGCACCGGAAGAACTGTTCTGTGGCAAAGGTGATGAAATTTACAAGCAGCGGTTTTGTATGCCGCATGATAGCACGCAAGCTCTGCTTTGCATAAGGTCATGGCTACAAGGTGGGATGAAACTGAAGTATAAGACAACTGAAATAGATTTTGAGCGGTTGATGGAATTGGCAACAACTGCAGCTACAGCTGATAATACCACTCCTGGCTctgagaagaaacaaaaatactGA